One Anabas testudineus chromosome 15, fAnaTes1.2, whole genome shotgun sequence genomic window carries:
- the LOC113159840 gene encoding polyribonucleotide nucleotidyltransferase 1, mitochondrial, whose translation MSYFLRLRHSFVRLHVRLCHQSVYSKHANPRIVGVDLGEKKLEISSGRFARFADGSAVVQLGDTSVMVTAVSKTKPSPSQFMPLVVDYRQKAAAAGRIPTNYLRRELGTTDNEILTSRLIDRSIRPLFPPGYFYDTQILCNLLAVDGVNDPDVLAINAASAALALSDIPWNGPIGAVRVGMVDGELLINPTRAEMTSSSLNLIVTGGPSSQVVMLEASAENVLQQDFCHAVKVGVKHTQQIIQAIQQLAREQKVTKRTPVKVFSAPTNMVEHVRQLASDRIYAVFTDYTHDKISRDEAINKVRLETEEQLKEKFPQAEPFEVIESFNTVSKEIFCNLVLNEYRRCDGRELTALRNISCNVDLFKPLHGSALFQRGQTQVLCSVTFDSLESSIKTDIITTALSGVKDKNFMLHYEFPPYATNEIGKMGGLNRRELGHGALAEKALRPVIPKDFPFTIRVTSEVLESNGSSSMASACGGSLALMDAGVPISSAVAGVAIGLISKVNPDKPSEMTDYRLLTDILGIEDYLGDMDFKLAGTNKGITALQADVKIPGLPLKVVMEAIQQATVAKREILGIMNKCIAKPREARKENGPVVENVRVPVSRRARFVGPGGYNLRRLQAQTGVTISQVDEETFSVFAPTPGAMNEAQDFITEICKDDQEQQLEFGAIYTATITEIRDIGVMVKLYPNMSAVLLHNSQLDHKRIKHPSALGLEVGQQIQVKYFGRDPTDGRMRLSRKVLQSPATTVVKTLSEKQSISMGSSNKDMTATDL comes from the exons ATGAGTTACTTTCTCCGACTACGACACTCGTTCGTGCGCCTTCATGTTCGCTTATGTCACCAGAGCGTTTACAGCAAACATGCAAATCCACGGATAGTGGGAGTGGACCTTGGAGAAAA GAAACTTGAGATCTCATCAGGGAGGTTTGCCAGGTTTGCTGATGGATCTGCTGTAGTACAG cTGGGAGATACCTCTGTGATGGTGACTGCTGTGAGCAAAACCAAACCTTCTCCATCTCAGTTCATGCCTCTTGTG GTGGATTACAGACagaaagcagctgctgcaggtcgaATCCCCACCAACTACTTGAGGAGAGAGCTGGGCACCACCGACAATGAGATTCTCACCAGCAGGCTTATAG ACAGGTCGATTAGACCACTTTTCCCTCCTGGATACTTTTATGACACTCAG ATCCTTTGTAACTTATTGGCAGTTGATGGTGTCAATGATCCAGATGTGCTAGCTATTAATGCGG CGTCTGCTGCCTTGGCCCTATCTGACATCCCCTGGAATGGACCCATAG GTGCTGTGCGTGTGGGCATGGTAGACGGAGAGTTGCTTATCAACCCCACCAGGGCAGAGATGACTTCCAGCAGTCTTAACCTGATCGTGACTGGAGGCCCCAGCAGTCAAGTGG TGATGCTTGAGGCATCAGCTGAGAACGTGCTGCAGCAGGACTTCTGCCATGCGGTGAAGGTGGGAGTGAAACACACTCAGCAGATCATACAGGCTATCCAGCAGCTGGCACGAGAGCAGAAGGTCACCAAGCGCACCCCAGTCAAGGTTTTCTCAGCCCCGACTAACATGGTGGAACATGTTCGACA ATTAGCTTCTGACAGGATCTATGCTGTCTTCACTGATTACACTCACGATAAG ATTTCAAGAGATGAAGCTATCAACAAAGTTCGACTAGAAACGGAAGAGCAACTAAAAG AAAAATTCCCACAAGCTGAGCCATTTGAAGTTATTGAATCCTTCAACACTGTGAGCAAAGAAATCTTCTGCAACTTGGTTCTTAACGAGTACAGGAG gtgtgaTGGGCGGGAGCTGACTGCTCTGAGGAATATTTCTTGCAATGTAGATCTCTTTAAGCCTCTACATGGTTCAGCTCTGTTTCAGAGAGGTCAAACACAG GTGCTGTGCAGTGTCACATTTGATTCCCTGGAATCCAGTATCAAAACAGATATTATCACCACAGCTTTGAG TGGCGTTAAAGACAAAAACTTCATGCTTCATTATGAG TTCCCACCATACGCAACTAATGAGATTGGAAAGATGGGAGGCCTCAACAGGAGAGAACTTGGACATG GGGCCCTGGCTGAAAAGGCTCTGAGGCCAGTCATTCCAAAAGACTTCCCTTTCACTATCAGGGTCACTTCTGAGGTGCTGGAGTCAAACG GATCGTCCTCAATGGCTTCAGCATGTGGAGGGAGCCTTGCCCTAATGGATGCAG GTGTCCCCATCTCTTCTGCTGTGGCAGGCGTAGCAATTGGCCTCATCTCCAAGGTCAACCCAGATAAACCTTCTGAGATGACAGACTACAGGTTACTAACTGATATCCTG GGAATAGAGGATTACCTTGGGGACATGGATTTCAAATTAGCAGGAACAAACAAGGGAATCACTGCtttacag GCTGATGTGAAGATACCAGGTTTACCTCTGAAGGTGGTAATGGAGGCTATCCAACAGGCCACAG TTGCAAAGAGAGAAATCTTGGGCATCATGAACAAATGTATAGCAAAACCCAGAGAGGCTCGAAAAGAGAATGGACCTGTTGTTG AAAATGTCCGGGTGCCTGTCTCTAGACGAGCTCGCTTTGTTGGTCCAGGGGGCTATAATCTCCGCAGGCTACAAGCTCAAACAG GGGTGACGATAAGTCAGGTGGATGAGGAGACCTTCTCTGTGTTCGCTCCAACACCAGGAGCCATGAATGAAGCACAAGACTTCATCACTGAGATCTGCAAAGATGAT caagagcagcagctggagttTGGTGCTATCTATACAGCCACAATCACTGAAATAAG GGACATTGGTGTGATGGTGAAACTTTATCCCAACATGAGTGCTGTCCTGCTGCACAACTCACAACTGGACCACAAACGG ATCAAACATCCCAGTGCTTTGGGTTTAGAGGTGGGGCAGCAGATACAG GTCAAGTACTTTGGACGGGACCCAACAGACGGCAGAATGAGGCTTTCACGGAAAGTGCTCCAGTCTCCTGCTACAACTGTCGTCAAGACACTAAGTGAGAAACAGAGCATCTCCATGGGTTCAAGCAACAAGGACATGACCGCCACTGATTTGTGA